A region from the Alkalispirochaeta americana genome encodes:
- a CDS encoding L-serine ammonia-lyase, with product MQSLRELYRIGYGPSSSHTMGPRSAAESFCLEGAPRERYRVTLYGSLAATGKGHMTDAAILDALGRERTELLWKPQVVLAQHPNGMTLEALSPQGDLLRTRTVFSIGGGAVVEDPGSAHEANPSVPVYPFLSMEEVLAMADQEGAQLWEYVDRHEESGIRDHLARVWQVMQEAIRRGLETEGPLPGGLRLPRKAAAYYARAQSAKGYLNVTGQLFAYALAVSEENAACSQIVTAPTCGSAGVLPAVLYYLKKQNRLSDERILNALATAGIIGNIVKQNASISGAEVGCQGEVGTACAMAAGAAAQLLGGTPHQIEYAAEMGMEHHLGLTCDPVAGLVQIPCIERNAIASVRALDCASYVLLSDGRHRITFDEVVQTMAQTGRDMNERYRETSQGGLSFFHGRCHAGGLRPRKEPSVEDSENPSEPSPGKGLD from the coding sequence ATGCAATCACTACGAGAACTATACCGGATCGGCTACGGGCCGTCCAGCAGTCACACCATGGGGCCCCGGTCGGCGGCGGAGAGCTTTTGTCTCGAAGGGGCCCCTCGTGAGCGGTACCGGGTAACGCTCTACGGAAGTCTGGCGGCCACGGGAAAGGGGCATATGACCGATGCTGCAATCCTGGATGCTCTCGGGCGGGAACGAACAGAACTTCTTTGGAAACCCCAGGTTGTCCTGGCACAACACCCCAACGGGATGACCCTGGAGGCGCTTTCGCCTCAGGGAGACCTTCTGAGAACGCGGACTGTCTTCAGCATCGGTGGCGGAGCTGTGGTCGAAGACCCCGGCTCTGCTCATGAAGCAAATCCTTCTGTTCCGGTCTATCCTTTCTTGTCCATGGAAGAGGTCCTGGCTATGGCGGATCAGGAAGGGGCCCAGCTGTGGGAATACGTGGATCGTCATGAGGAGAGCGGAATCCGCGACCATTTGGCTCGGGTCTGGCAGGTGATGCAGGAGGCGATCCGCCGGGGTCTTGAAACGGAGGGGCCCCTTCCGGGAGGACTCAGGCTTCCGCGAAAAGCCGCAGCCTATTACGCTCGCGCCCAAAGCGCCAAGGGTTACCTGAATGTCACAGGGCAGCTTTTTGCCTATGCCCTTGCTGTCTCCGAGGAGAACGCTGCCTGTAGCCAGATCGTCACTGCCCCCACCTGCGGCTCGGCGGGAGTTCTTCCGGCGGTCCTCTACTATCTGAAGAAACAAAACCGCCTGAGCGATGAACGTATCCTGAACGCCCTCGCAACGGCAGGGATTATCGGTAACATCGTAAAACAAAACGCCTCAATCTCGGGGGCTGAAGTAGGGTGCCAGGGTGAGGTCGGTACAGCCTGCGCTATGGCAGCTGGAGCGGCAGCGCAATTGCTGGGAGGCACGCCTCACCAGATTGAGTACGCCGCCGAGATGGGGATGGAGCACCATCTGGGGCTGACTTGTGATCCTGTGGCAGGGCTTGTCCAGATCCCCTGCATAGAGCGGAATGCGATCGCCTCGGTTCGGGCGCTGGATTGTGCTTCTTACGTGCTTCTCTCCGACGGGCGTCACCGGATTACCTTCGACGAGGTGGTGCAGACCATGGCCCAGACTGGTCGGGATATGAACGAACGCTACCGAGAGACCTCCCAGGGAGGCCTCTCTTTTTTCCACGGTCGCTGTCATGCAGGAGGGCTCCGTCCTCGCAAAGAACCGTCTGTGGAAGATTCCGAAAATCCTTCGGAACCATCTCCGGGGAAGGGGCTTGATTAG
- a CDS encoding YgiQ family radical SAM protein: MTNLIDYKAPRDRFLSVDHLPGKQFDFIFVTGDAYVDHPSFGPALLGRLLEDQGYRVGVLAQPDWHSCDDFRRLGRPRLAFLVSAGNMDSLVANYTVTGKPRRQDAYSPSGVGGKRPDRATLVYCTRLREAFKDIDIILGGIEASLRRFAHYDYWSDSLRRSILIDSKADLLLYGMGERALLEVARQLDRGTRARNITNVAGTAWKYRTTNTDLQEHLKAFPGRALHDLPSWDDLKDSAMGTEAYARSFREQHRNTDALNADILAESYGPWRVIQNPPALPLEEESFDRLYELPYTRTFHPDYLDQGGVPAIEEVRFSLVSNRGCFGGCTFCALTYHQGRRIQSRSTASLLREARLLTSLPGFKGYIHDVGGPTANFFRPACEKQLHRGVCKDRQCLVPKPCRELRADHRDYLEVLRALRAVAGVKKVFVRSGLRFDYVLLDRDETFLKELCSSHISGRLKVAPEHISAHALEAMGKPGAAVYQRFQERYREINRSLGLPQQLIPYFISSHPGTSLADAVELAEYFHASRISPEQVQDFYPTPGTPATCMYYTGIDPRTGKKVPSAKTPREKAMQRALLQYRDPKNWHRVREALQEAHREDLIGWKKHCLIPPEPPGKNQRTGKPPGGSSPPGQGRRTKPGPEPTQKGKAKKTHSPRRSSSRGRGRP; this comes from the coding sequence ATGACAAACCTCATCGACTATAAAGCTCCACGAGACCGTTTTCTCTCGGTAGATCATCTCCCGGGAAAACAGTTTGATTTTATTTTTGTCACCGGTGACGCCTACGTGGACCACCCCTCCTTCGGGCCAGCTCTGCTGGGACGACTTCTGGAAGACCAGGGATACCGCGTGGGCGTGCTTGCACAACCCGACTGGCATTCCTGCGATGACTTCCGTCGCCTGGGGCGTCCCCGCCTGGCCTTTCTGGTGAGCGCCGGCAATATGGATTCTCTTGTGGCCAACTATACCGTCACGGGGAAACCCCGCCGTCAGGATGCCTATAGCCCCAGCGGAGTCGGGGGAAAGCGGCCCGACCGGGCAACCCTGGTCTACTGCACCCGATTGAGAGAGGCTTTCAAGGATATAGATATTATTCTGGGCGGGATCGAGGCATCGCTACGCCGATTTGCCCATTACGACTACTGGTCTGATTCATTGAGACGCTCCATCTTGATCGATTCCAAGGCAGATCTGCTGCTTTACGGGATGGGGGAACGGGCTCTTCTGGAAGTTGCCCGGCAACTGGACCGGGGAACACGGGCCCGCAATATCACCAACGTGGCGGGAACAGCCTGGAAATACCGCACCACCAATACGGACCTGCAGGAGCACCTGAAGGCCTTTCCCGGCAGAGCCTTGCACGATTTGCCCTCCTGGGATGATCTGAAAGATTCCGCGATGGGCACAGAGGCCTACGCCAGGTCCTTCCGGGAGCAGCACCGGAATACCGATGCGCTCAACGCGGACATTCTTGCTGAGAGTTACGGCCCCTGGAGGGTGATTCAGAACCCTCCTGCTCTCCCCCTGGAAGAAGAATCCTTTGACCGGCTCTACGAACTGCCCTACACACGAACGTTCCACCCCGATTATCTGGACCAGGGAGGCGTTCCTGCCATTGAAGAGGTCCGATTCAGCCTGGTTTCCAACCGGGGATGTTTTGGCGGGTGCACCTTCTGTGCCCTTACCTACCATCAGGGACGGCGCATACAATCCCGAAGCACCGCCAGTCTTTTAAGAGAAGCCCGCCTGCTCACCAGCCTGCCCGGTTTCAAAGGGTATATTCACGATGTAGGAGGCCCGACGGCAAACTTTTTCCGCCCTGCCTGCGAGAAGCAGCTCCACCGGGGAGTTTGCAAGGATCGGCAGTGCCTGGTACCAAAACCCTGCCGGGAGCTCCGGGCCGATCACCGGGATTACCTGGAGGTATTACGCGCGCTCAGAGCGGTGGCGGGTGTAAAAAAGGTCTTTGTCCGCTCGGGCCTCCGCTTTGATTATGTCCTGCTTGACCGGGATGAGACATTCCTGAAAGAACTCTGCTCCAGCCACATCAGCGGCCGACTGAAAGTTGCGCCGGAGCACATATCAGCCCACGCCCTGGAAGCTATGGGAAAACCGGGAGCAGCCGTGTATCAGCGATTTCAGGAGCGCTACCGGGAGATCAATCGTTCTCTGGGGCTTCCCCAACAGCTGATCCCCTACTTTATCTCGAGTCACCCCGGAACATCTTTGGCTGACGCCGTCGAGCTGGCGGAGTACTTCCATGCATCCCGGATATCTCCCGAGCAAGTCCAGGATTTTTACCCCACCCCGGGCACCCCGGCAACCTGCATGTACTACACAGGCATAGACCCCCGCACAGGCAAGAAAGTTCCTTCAGCAAAAACTCCCCGGGAGAAGGCGATGCAACGGGCCCTGCTGCAGTACCGGGACCCCAAAAACTGGCACCGCGTCCGGGAAGCACTCCAGGAAGCGCACCGGGAAGACCTGATCGGATGGAAAAAACACTGTCTCATTCCGCCCGAGCCGCCAGGAAAAAACCAGAGAACGGGCAAGCCCCCGGGAGGAAGCTCTCCGCCCGGGCAAGGAAGGCGCACTAAACCAGGCCCTGAGCCAACCCAAAAAGGCAAGGCAAAAAAGACTCACTCCCCCCGCAGAAGCTCTTCCAGGGGGCGGGGACGGCCGTAG
- a CDS encoding EAL domain-containing protein, producing the protein MSRSAKQVVLVVDDSKSSRSLLVDMLRDLSVEVIEAENGQEGADAALEHVPDLILMDYRMPVMEGPEAVEVIRQHPLAARIPILMITGETAPEKMLSSFQSGVLDFIHKPFDPVQLKAQVASYLRLAEINRRFVLATIDRVTERPNVMALQEDVENEDGANPLLFIRSRQVVEVRHLYGAGIGDKLERALCARIEKIARSIFKVECCLYVIDRGELVLRFLDAENYIDSESAPMIMRAFERYLVAEEFEVENLLFTCEFRLVVSLPGEGVLDDGLIAFSDSQAPGTAPTLVFAGEVVAQHREVIRSNLQTLTSIRNSLREDQVAAYAQPLVDLKTEAVIGYECLMRIRDSAGQILLPGSFLKVAKSSRYYPELTMAMLDQVYSAFRAHPSLYSLNFSSVDIENPQVVKHTLKILSEDTAFARNLVIELVEQEEGSDFSQIRRFLENISSCGARAAIDDFGSGYSNLRRLSELDFHFVKIDGTLVRDIVVSDRARRLVDWVVSFADQARVELIAEFVETAEHRDQLLKMGVGIGQGFYYGRPRPLEELLRGE; encoded by the coding sequence ATGTCGCGTTCCGCAAAACAGGTTGTGCTTGTTGTTGATGATAGTAAATCGTCGCGATCTCTCCTGGTAGATATGCTAAGGGATCTCTCCGTCGAGGTGATTGAGGCGGAAAATGGTCAAGAGGGGGCCGATGCAGCCCTGGAGCATGTTCCCGACCTGATCCTCATGGATTACAGAATGCCTGTTATGGAAGGTCCCGAAGCGGTGGAGGTGATCCGCCAGCATCCACTGGCAGCGCGAATCCCGATTCTCATGATCACCGGGGAGACGGCTCCTGAAAAAATGCTCTCCTCTTTTCAATCGGGAGTTCTGGATTTCATACACAAACCCTTTGATCCGGTGCAGCTAAAGGCCCAGGTTGCAAGCTATCTCCGCCTGGCCGAGATAAACCGGCGGTTTGTTCTTGCCACCATAGATCGCGTGACGGAGCGGCCTAACGTGATGGCCCTCCAGGAGGATGTGGAGAATGAGGACGGAGCAAACCCGCTTCTGTTCATCCGGTCTCGTCAGGTGGTAGAGGTCCGTCATCTTTACGGTGCAGGAATAGGGGATAAACTGGAACGGGCACTCTGCGCCCGGATCGAGAAAATAGCCCGGTCAATTTTCAAGGTGGAGTGTTGTTTATACGTGATCGACAGGGGGGAACTGGTTCTCCGTTTCCTGGACGCCGAAAATTACATTGATAGCGAATCTGCTCCCATGATCATGAGGGCCTTTGAGCGCTACCTGGTGGCAGAAGAGTTTGAGGTGGAGAATCTTCTTTTTACCTGCGAGTTTCGCCTTGTGGTGAGTTTGCCGGGGGAAGGTGTTCTGGACGATGGTCTGATCGCGTTTTCAGATAGCCAGGCCCCCGGAACGGCCCCCACCCTGGTCTTTGCCGGAGAGGTAGTGGCCCAGCACCGTGAGGTGATCAGAAGCAATCTCCAGACTCTCACGTCTATCAGAAACTCTCTCCGGGAAGACCAGGTCGCGGCCTACGCCCAGCCTCTGGTTGATCTCAAGACGGAGGCCGTCATTGGCTATGAGTGTCTCATGCGCATCAGGGACTCGGCCGGCCAGATCCTTCTGCCTGGATCGTTCCTGAAGGTAGCAAAAAGCAGCCGCTATTATCCTGAACTGACCATGGCCATGCTTGATCAGGTGTACAGCGCCTTCCGGGCTCATCCCAGTCTCTATTCCTTGAACTTTTCAAGCGTCGATATTGAGAATCCCCAGGTGGTGAAACACACCTTGAAGATCCTTTCCGAGGATACCGCCTTTGCCCGGAATCTGGTAATCGAACTTGTCGAGCAGGAGGAGGGGAGCGACTTCTCCCAGATCAGACGTTTTCTTGAGAATATCAGTTCCTGCGGAGCCCGGGCTGCTATCGACGATTTCGGTAGCGGCTATTCCAACTTGCGGAGGTTAAGCGAACTGGATTTTCATTTCGTCAAGATTGATGGCACGCTGGTGCGCGATATTGTCGTGAGTGATCGGGCCCGGCGGCTTGTGGATTGGGTTGTGAGCTTTGCCGATCAGGCCAGGGTGGAGCTGATCGCCGAGTTTGTAGAAACGGCGGAACATCGGGACCAGCTTCTAAAGATGGGGGTTGGTATTGGCCAGGGGTTTTACTACGGCCGTCCCCGCCCCCTGGAAGAGCTTCTGCGGGGGGAGTGA
- a CDS encoding NAD(P)/FAD-dependent oxidoreductase: MKDWDVIIIGAGASGLMCAAQAGQRGRSVLVLDAGKRPGRKILIAGGGACNFTNLRIDSSNYISHNPHFCKSSLSRYTQFDFIDLVERYGIPYHERQEGQLFCDHSSRDILDMLLQEARAGGAVTRMNQTVRTVSSQESRYRVETSSETFSADSVVVATGGISLPTAGVSPLGFRIAEHFGLPLVPPAPALVPLTWQTKEKSLFLPLSGISILVTAHCGDVSFTGDLLFTHRGVSGPVALQLSTYWEQGREVILDFLPRKNMGHLLETAQRKNPGKTALNTLALHLPRRLAETLLERSGLASVPVKDVSPKQAKQLTEEIQSFRFTPQGTEGYRTAEATRGGVSTEALSSKTMEAAGRQGLYFIGEVVDVTGQLGGYNLQWAWSSGWAAGQCC, encoded by the coding sequence ATGAAAGACTGGGACGTAATTATCATCGGTGCCGGAGCATCGGGCCTCATGTGTGCCGCCCAGGCGGGTCAGCGGGGAAGATCGGTCCTTGTTCTCGATGCAGGCAAGAGACCGGGACGGAAAATTCTCATTGCCGGCGGCGGGGCCTGCAATTTCACGAACCTTCGGATTGATTCAAGCAACTATATCTCCCACAACCCCCATTTTTGCAAGTCCTCCTTGAGCCGCTATACCCAGTTTGATTTTATCGATCTGGTGGAGCGCTACGGCATTCCCTACCACGAGCGACAGGAGGGGCAACTTTTCTGCGATCATTCCTCGAGAGATATTCTGGACATGCTTCTCCAGGAGGCTCGAGCAGGAGGCGCGGTAACACGCATGAACCAAACGGTCCGGACGGTTTCAAGTCAGGAGAGTCGGTACCGTGTGGAGACTTCTTCGGAGACTTTCAGCGCTGATTCGGTGGTGGTGGCTACGGGAGGGATTTCCCTTCCGACTGCCGGAGTATCGCCCTTGGGCTTCCGGATTGCCGAACACTTTGGCCTTCCACTGGTCCCTCCGGCCCCGGCCCTGGTTCCCCTCACATGGCAAACAAAAGAAAAATCGCTCTTTCTGCCACTCAGCGGCATCTCCATCCTCGTTACCGCCCACTGTGGAGACGTATCATTCACGGGGGATCTGCTCTTCACGCACCGAGGTGTAAGCGGTCCCGTAGCCCTGCAACTATCTACCTACTGGGAGCAGGGGCGGGAGGTTATTCTTGATTTTCTGCCCCGAAAAAACATGGGGCACCTTCTTGAAACGGCCCAAAGAAAAAACCCGGGGAAAACCGCTCTGAACACTCTGGCCCTGCACCTCCCCCGGCGCCTGGCTGAAACGCTCCTTGAGAGGAGCGGCCTGGCATCGGTCCCGGTCAAGGACGTTTCCCCAAAACAGGCAAAACAACTCACCGAAGAGATCCAGTCCTTTCGGTTCACGCCCCAGGGAACTGAAGGGTACCGCACCGCCGAGGCAACCCGGGGCGGCGTCAGCACTGAAGCCCTCTCGTCGAAGACCATGGAAGCAGCGGGAAGACAAGGCCTCTACTTTATCGGTGAAGTGGTAGATGTAACAGGGCAACTGGGCGGATATAACCTGCAATGGGCCTGGAGTTCCGGCTGGGCTGCAGGGCAATGCTGCTAG
- a CDS encoding methyl-accepting chemotaxis protein encodes MFGQKKARPSPENPHQGSPQDLARDHQRVHPLHSIKTRLVLAFVSLTFLSSVVIGGSVALRVISQTRNDYQEMVEQQLGITNQALNNYINNISYNTEMMASLPLVRQADTRITSYVDKTGPGGSIPMLPLEGDPYQADLYRIFETFVTAHPAVFTASLGVEEHGGFVQYPARNRGDGYDARTRSWYRQAAANRREVSFSNAYTTSTGELVIFVVRAVHDQNDHFVGVLSIDIDLRDLSDMVSNIRIGQSGYVAITDREGNILAHPHRPELAGEHISRLEIPRFADFGSIDEEPFSASLEEGSNYWIRVRASDNRQFPVQFVVFIEEAEFYITANAIVRRIILISTLFLLAAFGIAYFISSRVLARNILQATRAMGELAQGDADLTRGLAIESRDEIGLLAREFNLFLGKLRNLVADVRTAVDETERIESTMGSSTEETSSAIEEISATMTNISRQIQEMDNQVDQSASSMKLINTNLQNMDERITDQAAMVEQSTAAITQMIASLGNVAQITQTKLKSTENLAQQTEIGRASIEETASIFQSVVVHIGSIQEMAETINNISSQTNLLSMNAAIEAAHAGEAGRGFSVVAEEIRKLAESSAESSTRISKLIQEITGAVQRTSETVSNTTTVLDAISQDARDTVNAFSEINHSISELNTGGRQVLEASEEINEITIQIREGSREISQGAEQSLAVAARVQTISTEVTGGVAEVKIGTDEIVLAIQEIVELSKKLSEVIGKVKEGFGQFHI; translated from the coding sequence ATGTTTGGTCAAAAGAAAGCTCGTCCCTCCCCCGAGAACCCCCATCAGGGTTCTCCCCAGGACCTTGCCCGGGATCACCAGCGGGTGCATCCCCTTCACAGCATCAAGACACGACTTGTTCTTGCCTTTGTCTCTCTTACGTTCTTGTCGTCGGTTGTGATAGGAGGCTCCGTGGCGCTGCGTGTCATATCGCAAACCCGCAACGACTACCAGGAAATGGTGGAGCAGCAACTGGGTATCACAAACCAGGCGTTGAACAATTATATCAATAACATCAGCTACAACACCGAAATGATGGCCTCGCTTCCCCTGGTCCGTCAGGCGGACACCCGGATAACTTCCTACGTGGACAAGACAGGGCCTGGAGGGAGCATTCCCATGCTTCCCCTGGAGGGAGACCCCTACCAGGCCGATCTGTACCGGATCTTCGAGACCTTTGTCACGGCCCACCCGGCGGTATTCACGGCAAGCCTGGGCGTAGAGGAGCACGGCGGTTTCGTGCAGTACCCTGCTCGAAACCGGGGAGACGGCTACGATGCCCGGACCCGTTCCTGGTATCGCCAGGCTGCAGCAAACCGCCGGGAGGTATCATTTTCGAACGCCTACACAACCTCTACGGGCGAACTGGTTATTTTCGTGGTACGGGCCGTCCACGATCAGAATGATCATTTTGTCGGAGTTTTGAGCATCGACATCGATTTGCGGGATCTCTCTGACATGGTCAGCAATATTCGCATCGGTCAATCGGGCTATGTGGCGATCACCGACAGAGAGGGGAATATTCTGGCCCACCCCCACAGACCCGAGCTGGCAGGAGAACACATCTCGCGGCTGGAGATTCCCCGGTTTGCCGATTTTGGTTCGATCGATGAAGAGCCCTTCTCAGCTTCCCTGGAGGAGGGGTCTAACTACTGGATACGGGTTCGTGCCTCGGATAACCGGCAGTTCCCCGTGCAGTTTGTTGTCTTTATCGAAGAAGCAGAGTTCTATATTACGGCCAACGCGATCGTGAGAAGAATTATCCTTATCAGCACGCTTTTCCTTCTGGCAGCCTTCGGGATTGCCTATTTCATCTCCTCCCGAGTACTGGCCCGAAACATTCTCCAGGCCACCCGGGCCATGGGGGAGCTCGCCCAGGGCGACGCCGATCTCACCCGGGGACTGGCCATCGAATCCCGGGACGAGATCGGTCTGCTCGCCCGGGAGTTCAACCTCTTCCTGGGGAAACTGCGGAATCTTGTTGCCGATGTCCGGACCGCCGTGGACGAGACGGAACGTATCGAATCCACCATGGGGAGTTCCACCGAAGAGACCTCGTCGGCTATCGAAGAGATCAGCGCCACCATGACAAATATTTCGCGCCAAATCCAGGAGATGGACAACCAGGTGGACCAATCAGCCTCATCGATGAAACTGATCAACACCAACCTGCAGAACATGGATGAGCGGATCACCGATCAGGCGGCCATGGTGGAACAGAGCACCGCTGCCATAACCCAGATGATAGCCTCTTTGGGGAACGTGGCTCAAATCACCCAGACCAAGCTCAAGAGCACCGAAAACCTGGCCCAACAAACCGAGATCGGCCGCGCCAGCATCGAGGAAACCGCCTCGATCTTCCAGAGCGTGGTGGTCCACATCGGCTCGATCCAGGAAATGGCCGAGACGATAAACAATATCTCCAGCCAGACAAACCTGCTCTCCATGAATGCCGCGATTGAGGCGGCCCATGCGGGAGAGGCCGGCCGGGGGTTTTCCGTGGTAGCCGAGGAGATCCGCAAGCTTGCGGAATCCAGCGCCGAGTCCTCCACCAGGATAAGCAAGTTGATTCAGGAAATCACCGGCGCCGTCCAGCGTACCAGCGAGACCGTCAGTAATACCACCACCGTGCTGGACGCCATATCCCAGGATGCGCGTGACACGGTGAACGCCTTTAGCGAGATCAATCACTCTATCAGCGAGCTGAACACAGGGGGGCGGCAGGTCCTGGAGGCGAGCGAGGAGATCAACGAGATAACCATCCAGATTCGCGAAGGGAGCCGTGAGATCAGCCAGGGGGCCGAGCAATCACTCGCTGTAGCAGCCAGGGTTCAGACAATCTCTACAGAGGTTACGGGAGGCGTAGCAGAGGTCAAGATTGGCACCGACGAGATTGTCCTGGCGATTCAGGAGATCGTGGAACTTTCGAAGAAGCTCTCCGAAGTAATCGGAAAAGTCAAGGAAGGCTTCGGTCAGTTTCACATCTAG
- a CDS encoding 5-(carboxyamino)imidazole ribonucleotide synthase, giving the protein MKVGILGGGQLARMLALAGHPLGIECVVLDPSPDACAQVATSHIIGSYEDNASLERLVRSTQVVTYEFENVPSQSVRFLEEQIPVYPPAEALALSRDRLTEKGLFRDLGIPTVPFAAVDSREALVEAVESLGLPALVKTRCLGYDGKGQVLIRSRKDISRAWESLGGVPCILEGFAEFSREVSIVAVRSRSGEIACYPLSENTHQGGILHYSCSCEADPLQQEAEAMAGLLLERLCYVGTLALELFVTPQGLVANEMAPRVHNTGHWTIEGAGVSQFENHLRAVAGFPLGDTSRRGHSAMVNFIGAAPAQEAVLKIPHSHYHSYGKSPRPGRKIGHGTICAPSKEEMLRGLEHLLALAPLAPLAPLVR; this is encoded by the coding sequence ATGAAGGTCGGTATTCTCGGCGGGGGCCAGCTGGCCAGAATGCTCGCTCTGGCCGGCCATCCCCTGGGAATCGAGTGCGTTGTGCTGGATCCTTCCCCCGATGCCTGCGCGCAGGTGGCAACCTCCCACATCATTGGCTCCTACGAAGATAACGCATCCCTGGAGCGGCTGGTCCGGTCGACACAGGTAGTAACCTATGAGTTCGAGAACGTTCCCTCGCAGAGCGTCCGCTTTCTTGAAGAGCAGATCCCTGTATATCCTCCTGCCGAGGCACTTGCCCTCTCCCGGGACCGACTCACCGAGAAAGGGCTCTTTCGGGATCTGGGGATTCCAACAGTTCCCTTTGCAGCGGTGGATTCCCGTGAAGCCCTCGTGGAGGCTGTGGAATCTCTGGGGCTCCCGGCCCTGGTGAAAACACGCTGCCTGGGGTACGACGGCAAAGGGCAAGTGCTGATACGATCCCGGAAAGATATTTCTCGGGCCTGGGAATCCCTGGGAGGTGTTCCCTGCATACTTGAGGGTTTTGCGGAATTCTCCCGGGAGGTCTCGATTGTTGCGGTTCGTTCACGATCAGGGGAGATCGCCTGTTATCCCCTGAGCGAGAATACCCACCAGGGAGGTATTCTCCATTATTCCTGCAGCTGTGAGGCTGATCCGCTCCAGCAGGAGGCCGAAGCGATGGCAGGATTGCTTTTGGAACGGCTTTGCTACGTGGGGACCCTGGCGCTGGAGCTCTTTGTAACACCCCAAGGGCTGGTGGCCAACGAGATGGCTCCCCGTGTCCACAACACAGGCCACTGGACGATCGAGGGGGCCGGGGTCAGCCAGTTTGAGAATCATCTTCGCGCGGTGGCCGGGTTTCCCCTGGGTGACACCTCCCGGAGGGGGCACTCCGCCATGGTAAACTTCATCGGAGCTGCTCCGGCGCAGGAGGCCGTGCTGAAGATACCCCATTCACATTACCACAGTTACGGGAAATCCCCCCGGCCGGGGCGGAAAATCGGCCACGGAACGATCTGCGCTCCCTCAAAAGAGGAGATGCTCAGGGGCCTGGAGCACCTTCTGGCGCTGGCCCCGCTGGCCCCGCTGGCCCCGCTGGTGCGCTAG
- the purE gene encoding 5-(carboxyamino)imidazole ribonucleotide mutase produces the protein MKPLVGLIMGSRSDWDTLRHTAETLETLNVPCEVEVVSAHRTPDKLFRYAEEAEGRGIKVIIAGAGGAAHLPGMTAAKTALPVLGVPVQSRTLQGVDSLLSIVQMPAGIPVGTMAIGRAGAVNAALLAASILAIGNPQIRASLEEFRLRQTEQVLAHPDPRDES, from the coding sequence ATGAAGCCGTTGGTGGGACTGATAATGGGGTCGCGTTCTGATTGGGATACTCTCCGTCACACGGCAGAGACTCTGGAAACGCTGAATGTTCCCTGCGAGGTGGAGGTGGTCTCGGCACACCGGACACCGGACAAGCTGTTTCGCTACGCCGAAGAAGCCGAAGGAAGAGGGATCAAGGTGATCATCGCCGGTGCCGGTGGTGCTGCCCATCTTCCCGGCATGACCGCAGCCAAGACAGCTCTTCCCGTGCTGGGTGTTCCTGTTCAGTCCAGAACGCTCCAGGGGGTGGATTCCCTGCTCTCGATCGTTCAGATGCCCGCAGGAATTCCCGTGGGGACCATGGCGATTGGTCGGGCTGGAGCGGTGAACGCAGCGCTCCTGGCTGCTTCAATTCTGGCGATCGGCAATCCCCAGATTCGTGCTTCGCTGGAAGAGTTCCGTCTCCGCCAGACCGAGCAGGTTCTGGCTCACCCCGACCCCCGGGATGAGTCATGA